ATCAAGTCTGTATTATTTGACTTGGCGGCTTGTGCCTGCACAAATTTTATGCCAGAAAACATATCTTTAATAACTTCGACAATTTTAGGGGTTGGAAAAGTTTGATAAATCTGGTCAAACATTGCTTAACCTCCTTACCAGATGATTGCTTTCGTCCATACATCCTATTCAGTAAGGAGTTACCAGGTTATCATAAATAATAAAAAACTCCCGCAATGGGAGTTTTAATTTCCGGCTGCCTTGGCAACGGTGGCAAGATGTTCCTGTACATAGCTTTGTGAAACACCACTGCCATGGGGTTTGCTGTTGTGCAAGTAGAGGTCAAAGTGTCCATTTACACCGTTGTCGGGAGTAGTATCAATGTCATGGGGTTGACCGGAGAGGGAACCGGCAATATTCTTACCGTTCTTATGAATGATCACTGGCCGGGGGCTCCAAGTCCATTGGCCGAATAAATCTTGCATGATCTTGGTGTCTGCGGCTGTGGCAGGTTCAATATCACAATGATTGCCGGCACTTAACACCTTTAGAGTTAGTTGTTTACCAGTGCCGCAATCGGTGACTGTAAAATGTTCGCCACTCTTAAACATATATTTACCACTGGTAAACCAGTCCACCAGTTCAACACTACTTACTTGGGGGACTGGTTGAGAATCCTGCTGGGTAGTATTAGCTTGACTTTCCTGGGGAGTGGTAGCTTGGGGAATGATCCAGGAAATACTGCTGGTGCTATTAACTGCAGGGCTGGTAGGTCTGATGGCGTTTCTGGAAGTCACTGGGGGGCTGGCTAACACCAGTTTTTGCCCAATGGCTAGATTATCGCTAGTTAGTCGATTAGCTCTTTTCAGCTCTTCAACGGTGGTACCATGAGCTTGGGAAATTAGCCAAAGACTATCCCCGGGTTTGACAATATAAATCTGCTCTGCAGCCAGAGCAGGGTAACCGGTAAATAGGAACCAGGTAAGGCAGAGAACGGTGATGAAAAGCTTTTTTGACATACAAATTTCCTCCAACTCTTACATAATCCACCAATAAGTGATATTTGTTTTATTGTAACCGCAACTATTTGATATTTCAATAAGACTTTTGTCTAGTATAATAAATACAAAAAGTAGCAGTAGGTGAGATCATGGCTAAAATCAAGATCAGAAAGAATCTCAGTGATGAAGACATGTTAGCGGGCTATAAAGAGGAATTAACCTTTGAAAACACCTGGTTGGCTGAGGAACAAGAAAGCAAACCCAAGGTTAAGCCCGTACAAAAAAACAATGCCCAGGAGGGCCTCAGCTCTTTCTTCACCCCGGAACTGCAAGAGCAAGTGGGGAAGATTTTGCTGCAGATAAAATTAGACCTTTATAAGCAAGGTATCATTGATTATCGCTTGGAAGTGAGTCGTCAGGGTAATTCAGTGGTTCTCACAGCGGTTAACGCCGTGGGAAAAAAGAAAGAGCCAGAAAAAAGCACAAAGAAGCGCAAGTAGTCTAAGACTGTCAGCCTGGGGGTTGGCAGTCTAAGTTTTCCGGGTATTAAAGGGATTAAACGCAGGTTAGCGAAACTATTTGTAGATAGCCTGTTGCAAAACATTGGTTTGTTTTTCAGCAACCGACTCCCGCTCAGAGGGAAGGGGTAAAGCGCGAGTCGGTGTAAAAAAGGGGGAAAGCCTGTGAGCTTAAGGTTTATTGTTGGCAGGGCCGGCAGTGGCAAAAGCCATATCTGTTTAGAACAAATTCGGCAGGAATTACTCTCCCGTCCAGAGGGACCGCCCATTATCCTGCTGGTGCCTGAGCAGGCCACCTTTCAATATGAATATAGTTTAGCTACCACCCCTGGACTTAAAGGAACTATGCGGGCTCAGGTATTAAGCTTTCGCCGTTTAGCCTGGCGGGTATTGCAAGAGGTCGGCGGTGCTGCCCGAGCCCACATAGGAGAATTGGGTAAACGTATGGTTCTGAGGCGTATTCTAGAGCGGCGCAAGTCAGAACTAAAAATTTTCCAACGGGCCGCTCGGCAAGCAGGTTTTACCGATAGTTTGGCCACCACTCTGGCGGAATTAAAAACCTACTGCATTATACCGGAGGATTTGCAGCAGAGTATGGACAAACTTAAGCTACAGGAGCAGAACACGGTGCTGGAGAAGCTCGAGGATCTGCATTTGCTATACAAGGATTTGACCGAATTTTTAGCTGATCGCTTTACCGATCCGGACGATTATCTCAATTTGTTGGCAGAACGGCTGGTTTACTCCCCCACTGTCCAGGGAGCAGATATTTACATAGATGGTTTTACCGGTTTTACCCCTCAGGAGTATGCCGTTATCGAGAAAATTCTTGGCACAGCCAAGCGGGTGCAAATCACCCTTTGTTTTGATCCTAGCTACCTAACAGAGCCCTGCGGCGAGGAGGAAATGTTTTATCTAACGGTGGAAACCTACCACCGGCTGAAGGAAATGGCCGATGCCTTAAGGATTCGGCAGGAACCACCCTTACAGCTAACCGTCTCTGTGCCTTTTCGATTTCAGCACTTACCTGCCCTGGCCCATTTAGAAAGGCATTACTACAGTCGGCCTGTGACTACCTGTCAGGAAAAGGTGGGCATAAAATTAGTGGCCTGTGCCAACCGCCGGGCAGAAGTGGAAGCGGCAGCCAGAGAGATTATTCGCTTAAGCCGTGATAAGGGGTTACGCTGGCGGGAGATGGTGGTACTCCTACGGGATTTGAATGAATATCACCAAATTATCTCCAATGTGTTTGAGGACTATGGTATTCCTGTCTTCATTGATCATAAACAGTCGGTGCTGCATCACCCCCTGGTGGAACTTATCCGCAGTGCCCTGGAAACCGCAATAGAGAACTGGTCTTACGACCCGGTTTTCCGTTATTTAAAAACAGATCTGGTACCCCTGGAGCGGGAGGAAGTAGACCGCCTGGAGAACTATGTCTTAACTTACGGTATCAGGGGTTCCCGTTGGATTGATGGTAAGCCCTGGACCTATCGTAAAAAGTACACTCTGGAGGAAGACCAGGAACTATCCGAGCAAGAGGATAGGGAATTGGCTGAGATCAATAGCATTCGCCACCGTGCCGTAGCCCACTTGAAAATCTTTACCACTGCCATCTCCCAGGCCAGCTCGGTTAGGCAAATGACCACCGCCTTGTTTGATTTGCTGCAGTCCTTGCAGATTGCTGCCACCTTGGAAAAGTGGGCCAAGGAGTTGGAGGAGCAGGGACGTTTAACCGAAGCCAAACAGTATGCCCAGTTATGGAACAACGTGCTGCTGCTGTTGGATGAGATTGTGGAGGCTTTGGGTGAAGAAGAGCTTTCTCTGGAGGAATACAGTCTTGTACTGGAGGAAGGGCTGGAAAATTTAAAATTGGGGTTAATACCCCCAGGCTTGGATCAGGTGGTGGTGGGTACCTTAGAGCGTTCTCGCAACCCCAATGTCAGGGCCGCCCTGATACTGGGCATCAGCGACGGGGTATTACCGGCCCGGCTGTCCGAGGAAGGCATCATCAGTGACTATGAGCGAGAGACTTTACGGGAAATAGGATTAAATCTGGCACCAGGTACCAGGCGCAAGCTCTTTGATGAACAGTTCCATATTTATACCGCCCTCACCAGAGCCAGTGAAGAACTTTATCTCAGTTACCCCCAGGCGGATGACGAAGGTAAAGGATTAGCCCCTTCGCAGGTGATTGGTAGAATAAAAGAACTGCTGCCTCAGTTGGAGGAACAGGTGGTTCCGGTGGAACCCTCGGGGAACTGCGATCTGGAATTTATTGTTACCCCCGGGCGCAGCCTGTCCTTTTTGGCGGCCAAGCTGAGGGATATGAAGCGAGGCCAGCCGGTGGACAGCCTCTGGCAGGATG
This region of Desulforamulus ferrireducens genomic DNA includes:
- a CDS encoding LysM peptidoglycan-binding domain-containing protein; its protein translation is MSKKLFITVLCLTWFLFTGYPALAAEQIYIVKPGDSLWLISQAHGTTVEELKRANRLTSDNLAIGQKLVLASPPVTSRNAIRPTSPAVNSTSSISWIIPQATTPQESQANTTQQDSQPVPQVSSVELVDWFTSGKYMFKSGEHFTVTDCGTGKQLTLKVLSAGNHCDIEPATAADTKIMQDLFGQWTWSPRPVIIHKNGKNIAGSLSGQPHDIDTTPDNGVNGHFDLYLHNSKPHGSGVSQSYVQEHLATVAKAAGN
- the addB gene encoding helicase-exonuclease AddAB subunit AddB translates to MSLRFIVGRAGSGKSHICLEQIRQELLSRPEGPPIILLVPEQATFQYEYSLATTPGLKGTMRAQVLSFRRLAWRVLQEVGGAARAHIGELGKRMVLRRILERRKSELKIFQRAARQAGFTDSLATTLAELKTYCIIPEDLQQSMDKLKLQEQNTVLEKLEDLHLLYKDLTEFLADRFTDPDDYLNLLAERLVYSPTVQGADIYIDGFTGFTPQEYAVIEKILGTAKRVQITLCFDPSYLTEPCGEEEMFYLTVETYHRLKEMADALRIRQEPPLQLTVSVPFRFQHLPALAHLERHYYSRPVTTCQEKVGIKLVACANRRAEVEAAAREIIRLSRDKGLRWREMVVLLRDLNEYHQIISNVFEDYGIPVFIDHKQSVLHHPLVELIRSALETAIENWSYDPVFRYLKTDLVPLEREEVDRLENYVLTYGIRGSRWIDGKPWTYRKKYTLEEDQELSEQEDRELAEINSIRHRAVAHLKIFTTAISQASSVRQMTTALFDLLQSLQIAATLEKWAKELEEQGRLTEAKQYAQLWNNVLLLLDEIVEALGEEELSLEEYSLVLEEGLENLKLGLIPPGLDQVVVGTLERSRNPNVRAALILGISDGVLPARLSEEGIISDYERETLREIGLNLAPGTRRKLFDEQFHIYTALTRASEELYLSYPQADDEGKGLAPSQVIGRIKELLPQLEEQVVPVEPSGNCDLEFIVTPGRSLSFLAAKLRDMKRGQPVDSLWQDVYSWFVGQPELGQQCRRILAALFHVNQEPPLAKGLGQRLYGRRLKTSVSRLEKFTACPFAHYLSYGLKLKERGQFQLGAPDLGQFFHAALKIFVERLKEQNIDWGQLTRQQGIALTGEIVAELAPKLQNEILLSTARYRYLIRKLQRTLERAIFTLTEHAKRGSFRPLAVELSFGEQGELPPATINLEDGCVMQLSGRIDRIDCAWEGGQPYLAILDYKSGLTDIKLTDIYHGLKLQLLTYLDVALTYSSQLLNQRAMPAGMLYFSVRDPLLSSSGPLPEAKAAEEMLKQLKMKGLLLGDKLVIHLLDGSLTGTSPLLPVGYKKDGNFTSTSRVITEEQFELLRKYLQTQLRAIGQRIISGEINISPYRQGQETACRFCIFKPVCQFDPLQEENLFRILVKRDDHILWSLIRESLGDHHE